In the genome of Actinomadura graeca, one region contains:
- a CDS encoding MarR family winged helix-turn-helix transcriptional regulator codes for MTEPHPAARAWHNLRILLHERGDRRHEATEALGMSFARIRALRRLAAGPMTLRDLAEELLTDRPYTTLVVDDLVERGLVERTPNRADRRSKIVSVTPAGRAAAAEAQRILDTPPPALYALSPEDLAALDRIAARLVAED; via the coding sequence ATGACCGAGCCCCACCCGGCCGCCCGCGCCTGGCACAACCTGCGCATCCTGCTGCACGAGCGGGGCGACCGCCGGCACGAGGCCACCGAGGCGCTCGGGATGAGCTTCGCCCGGATCAGGGCCCTGCGGCGCCTCGCCGCCGGGCCGATGACGCTGCGCGACCTGGCCGAGGAACTGCTCACCGACCGCCCCTACACGACGCTCGTGGTGGACGACCTGGTCGAGCGGGGGCTGGTCGAGCGCACCCCCAACCGCGCCGACCGCCGCTCGAAGATCGTCTCGGTGACCCCGGCCGGGCGGGCCGCGGCCGCGGAGGCCCAGCGCATCCTCGACACGCCGCCCCCCGCCCTGTACGCGCTGTCGCCCGAGGACCTCGCGGCCCTCGACAGGATCGCCGCCCGCCTCGTCGCCGAGGACTGA
- a CDS encoding FecCD family ABC transporter permease, with protein sequence MPSTRSTQAEADASGPPRARRTGGPAPASGARAARPVRSRSARAAGLAGALLLLLAVLVLSLAVGAKPLSPAEAWDGLVHSGSGSHTVVHQMRLPRTLLGLLAGVALGLAGAVMQALTRNPLADPGLLGINAGASAAVVSAISFAGISSFAGFVWFAFAGAGVVAVLLYAVGGGHGATPARLALAGSALNAALFSYVNAVQLLDTASLDRMRFWTVGSLGAAQPSTVVRVAPFVAAGLVLALLLARPLNAMAMGEDAARSLGARPGRARIAAIAAVTLLCGSATAACGPVVFVGLMVPHLVRALTGPDLRWLLPYCAVLSPALMLGADVLGRVLVRPSELQVGIVMVVLGGPVFLYFVRRPRGRAAAA encoded by the coding sequence GTGCCCTCGACGAGATCCACGCAGGCCGAGGCGGACGCCTCCGGCCCGCCGCGCGCACGCCGCACGGGCGGCCCCGCCCCGGCCTCGGGCGCTCGCGCGGCCCGGCCGGTGCGCTCCCGCTCCGCCCGCGCCGCCGGGCTGGCCGGCGCGCTGCTGCTCCTGCTCGCGGTCCTCGTCCTGAGCCTCGCGGTCGGCGCGAAGCCGCTGTCGCCCGCGGAGGCGTGGGACGGTCTCGTCCACAGCGGCTCCGGAAGCCACACCGTCGTCCACCAGATGCGCCTGCCCCGGACCCTGCTCGGGCTCCTCGCGGGCGTCGCGCTCGGCCTCGCCGGCGCGGTCATGCAGGCGCTCACCCGCAACCCGCTCGCCGATCCCGGGCTCCTCGGCATCAACGCGGGCGCGTCCGCGGCGGTGGTCTCGGCGATCTCGTTCGCCGGGATCTCCTCGTTCGCCGGGTTCGTGTGGTTCGCGTTCGCGGGCGCGGGCGTCGTGGCCGTGCTGCTCTACGCCGTCGGCGGCGGGCACGGCGCGACCCCCGCGCGGCTCGCGCTGGCCGGGTCCGCGCTGAACGCCGCGCTGTTCTCCTACGTCAACGCGGTGCAGCTCCTCGACACCGCGTCGCTTGACCGCATGCGGTTCTGGACGGTCGGCTCCCTCGGCGCCGCGCAGCCCTCCACGGTCGTGCGCGTCGCCCCGTTCGTGGCGGCCGGCCTCGTCCTGGCCCTGCTGCTCGCCCGGCCGCTGAACGCGATGGCGATGGGCGAGGACGCGGCGCGCTCGCTCGGCGCCCGCCCGGGACGCGCCCGGATCGCCGCCATCGCCGCGGTGACGCTGCTGTGCGGCTCCGCGACGGCGGCATGCGGGCCCGTCGTCTTCGTCGGGCTGATGGTGCCGCACCTCGTCCGCGCGCTGACCGGCCCCGACCTGCGCTGGCTGCTGCCCTACTGCGCGGTGCTCTCGCCCGCGCTGATGCTGGGCGCGGACGTGCTCGGACGTGTCCTCGTCCGCCCGTCCGAGCTCCAGGTGGGCATCGTGATGGTCGTGTTGGGCGGGCCCGTCTTCCTGTACTTCGTCCGGCGCCCGCGCGGCAGGGCGGCCGCGGCGTGA
- a CDS encoding MMPL family transporter — protein sequence MFGGLARFVVRRRWWVIAAWVVAAVLLTGFAPRFKASSEQTDFLPGSYESVRAFDLTREAFPQTRGQNAIVAVTRSDGGALTPADQAVTARLARTLEDERPRGVQQVLPGPVSPNREVEMINARFTSESFDDPDVAKGIDEMRDTLAEGTRGTGLTARVTGNAAINADAQESYERSDSITLGATVVVIFVLLIFTFRSVVAAFLPLLTVGLVMMVALALIGSVNAAFDLKGDSLTQSLMPIVLFGVGTDYILFLLFRYRERLRAGEDGKTAMVSAVERVGEVIASAACAVIVAFSALILASLGMLKSMGPAMGIAVATTLVAALTLIPAVVSLLGSKVFWPSKSWRAEPPHRKAARLGGFIGRSPWQVALVSGAVLVALSVCALGFSANFNMASAPAGTEAAKGLDDLEKGFPAGVQEATQVFVTGTGGGPLPPGAAETVAARLRTTKGVAVVEPPERGAGGRTALVNVQLADDPLSKAAMKTVSGPVRDTAHASGPPGTEVIVGGQTAVMVDLQKAMNRDYRVVFPIAGLLIAIILGVLLRSVVAPVYLMIAVVLSFLGTIGASVALFQWGEGHTGVIFFLPLIVYLFVTALGTDYNILVIARLREEARAGHPPRRGVGHAFEQAAPTVASAGLILAGSFATFLLAEADAMQEMGTTVALGVILAAFVMSMFLVPAVTVLLGHAAWWPGHQDTVRASAAGPAPGAGDPATARGGPGADDPR from the coding sequence ATGTTCGGGGGACTGGCACGCTTCGTGGTGCGGCGCCGCTGGTGGGTGATCGCGGCGTGGGTGGTGGCCGCGGTGCTGCTGACGGGGTTCGCGCCGAGGTTCAAGGCCAGTTCGGAGCAGACGGACTTCCTGCCCGGCTCCTATGAGTCGGTGCGGGCGTTCGACCTGACGCGGGAGGCGTTCCCGCAGACGCGGGGGCAGAACGCGATCGTCGCGGTGACGCGCTCGGACGGCGGGGCGCTGACCCCGGCGGACCAGGCGGTCACCGCGCGGCTGGCCCGGACGCTGGAGGACGAGCGGCCCCGGGGCGTCCAGCAGGTGCTCCCCGGGCCCGTCTCGCCCAACCGCGAGGTCGAGATGATCAACGCGCGGTTCACGTCGGAGAGCTTCGACGACCCGGACGTCGCCAAGGGCATCGACGAGATGCGCGACACGCTCGCGGAGGGCACGCGGGGGACCGGCCTCACCGCGCGGGTGACCGGGAACGCGGCGATCAACGCCGACGCGCAGGAGTCCTATGAGCGCAGCGACTCGATCACGCTCGGCGCCACCGTCGTGGTGATCTTCGTCCTGCTGATCTTCACGTTCCGCAGCGTGGTGGCGGCGTTCCTGCCGCTGCTCACGGTGGGGCTGGTGATGATGGTGGCGCTGGCGCTGATCGGCAGCGTGAACGCGGCGTTCGACCTCAAGGGCGACAGCCTGACGCAGTCGCTGATGCCCATCGTGCTGTTCGGCGTGGGGACGGACTACATCCTGTTCCTGCTGTTCCGGTACCGGGAGCGGCTGCGGGCGGGTGAGGACGGCAAGACCGCGATGGTGTCGGCCGTCGAGCGGGTCGGCGAGGTGATCGCCTCGGCGGCGTGCGCGGTGATCGTCGCGTTCAGCGCGCTGATCCTGGCGTCGCTCGGCATGCTGAAGTCGATGGGACCGGCGATGGGCATCGCGGTCGCGACGACACTGGTGGCCGCGCTGACGCTGATCCCGGCCGTGGTGTCGCTGCTCGGGTCCAAGGTCTTCTGGCCGAGCAAGTCGTGGCGGGCCGAGCCGCCGCACCGCAAGGCGGCGCGGCTGGGCGGCTTCATCGGGCGGAGCCCGTGGCAGGTGGCGCTGGTGTCGGGCGCCGTGCTCGTCGCGCTGTCGGTGTGCGCGCTCGGGTTCAGCGCGAACTTCAACATGGCGTCCGCGCCGGCGGGCACGGAGGCCGCCAAGGGGCTGGACGATCTGGAGAAGGGCTTCCCCGCCGGTGTGCAGGAGGCCACGCAGGTGTTCGTCACCGGCACGGGCGGCGGGCCGCTCCCGCCGGGGGCGGCCGAGACGGTGGCGGCGAGGCTCAGGACCACGAAGGGCGTCGCGGTGGTCGAGCCGCCGGAGCGGGGCGCCGGCGGGCGGACGGCGCTCGTCAACGTCCAGCTGGCGGACGACCCGCTGTCCAAGGCGGCGATGAAGACCGTGTCGGGGCCCGTCCGGGACACCGCGCACGCCTCCGGGCCGCCGGGCACCGAGGTGATCGTGGGCGGGCAGACCGCGGTCATGGTCGACCTGCAGAAGGCGATGAACCGCGACTACCGGGTCGTGTTCCCGATCGCGGGGCTGCTCATCGCGATCATCCTCGGGGTGCTGCTGCGCAGCGTCGTCGCGCCGGTCTACCTGATGATCGCGGTGGTGCTGAGCTTCCTCGGCACGATCGGCGCGAGCGTCGCGCTGTTCCAGTGGGGCGAGGGGCACACGGGCGTGATCTTCTTCCTGCCCCTGATCGTGTACCTGTTCGTGACGGCGCTCGGCACCGACTACAACATCCTCGTCATCGCGCGGCTGCGCGAGGAGGCGCGGGCCGGGCACCCGCCGCGGCGGGGCGTCGGGCACGCGTTCGAGCAGGCCGCGCCGACCGTGGCGTCCGCGGGGCTGATCCTCGCGGGCAGCTTCGCGACGTTCCTGCTGGCCGAGGCGGACGCGATGCAGGAGATGGGGACGACGGTGGCGCTCGGCGTGATCCTCGCGGCGTTCGTGATGTCGATGTTCCTGGTCCCCGCGGTGACCGTCCTGCTCGGCCACGCCGCCTGGTGGCCGGGGCACCAGGACACCGTCCGCGCGTCGGCCGCCGGCCCCGCGCCGGGCGCGGGCGACCCGGCGACGGCCCGCGGCGGCCCCGGGGCGGACGACCCCCGGTGA
- a CDS encoding ABC transporter substrate-binding protein, translated as MSITGVRHLTRRGLLGAGGAAALGALASACGGGNGAASSGGGAWTFTDDRGTKVGPKARPRRVVGYVGTAAALYDFGVEQQLVGVFGPTRLKDGRPDPQAGDLPVGRLMVIGNAYGEFDIEKYAALRPDLLVANMFVEDELFYVPAESKDKIFALAESVAISTGAVPLPKPIERTAALAAALGADLKAARVTAAKARFDKASEALRAAAGANPGVKVLAASASPDLFYASSPAKNTDLIYFRELGVDLVVPRRLGQNGYFENLSWENADRYPADVIMLDSRTQALQPKDLGSKPSWRDLPAVKAGQVIPWQPEPRFSYAGCAPILEALAKSIQSAKKTG; from the coding sequence ATGTCGATCACCGGTGTCCGGCACCTCACCCGCCGCGGCCTCCTGGGCGCGGGCGGCGCCGCCGCCCTCGGGGCCCTCGCGAGCGCGTGCGGCGGCGGGAACGGCGCCGCCTCGTCCGGCGGCGGCGCGTGGACCTTCACCGACGACCGCGGGACGAAGGTCGGGCCGAAGGCCCGCCCGAGACGCGTCGTCGGCTATGTCGGCACCGCCGCGGCGCTGTACGACTTCGGAGTCGAGCAGCAGCTGGTCGGCGTGTTCGGCCCGACGCGGCTCAAGGACGGCAGGCCCGACCCGCAGGCCGGGGACCTGCCCGTCGGCCGGCTGATGGTCATCGGCAACGCCTACGGCGAGTTCGACATCGAGAAGTACGCGGCGCTGCGCCCCGACCTGCTCGTGGCCAACATGTTCGTCGAGGACGAGCTGTTCTACGTCCCCGCCGAGAGCAAGGACAAGATCTTCGCGCTGGCGGAGAGCGTCGCCATCTCCACCGGCGCGGTCCCCCTGCCGAAGCCGATCGAGCGGACCGCCGCGCTGGCCGCCGCGCTCGGCGCCGACCTGAAGGCGGCCAGGGTGACCGCGGCGAAGGCCCGGTTCGACAAGGCGTCGGAGGCGCTGCGCGCCGCCGCCGGGGCCAACCCGGGGGTGAAGGTGCTGGCCGCGTCCGCGAGCCCCGACCTGTTCTACGCCTCCAGCCCGGCCAAGAACACCGACCTCATCTACTTCAGGGAGCTGGGCGTGGACCTCGTCGTCCCGCGCAGGCTCGGCCAGAACGGCTACTTCGAGAACCTGAGCTGGGAGAACGCCGACCGGTACCCGGCCGACGTGATCATGCTCGACAGCCGCACCCAGGCGCTCCAGCCGAAGGACCTCGGGTCCAAGCCGTCGTGGCGGGACCTGCCGGCGGTGAAGGCGGGACAGGTGATCCCGTGGCAGCCGGAGCCCCGGTTCTCCTACGCGGGCTGCGCGCCGATCCTCGAAGCCCTCGCGAAGTCCATCCAGTCCGCCAAGAAGACCGGCTGA
- a CDS encoding MFS transporter, which yields MPDLSPRRRLLVLGICCLSLLIVSIDNTILNVALPALQRDFHASLPGLQWTIDAYLITLASLLILSGSTGDRIGRRRVFQTGLALFVTGSVLCSLAPSLGWLVAARVVQAVGGSMLNPVAMSIITNVFTGPRERARAIGVWGGVVGLSMALGPLAGGLLVDSVGWRAIFWLNLPIGAAALVLTALFVPESRAPRPRRVDPLGQGLMIVTLASLTFAIIEAPGTGWTSPAVAGGALVAAAALAAFVAHARRAAEPLIDLRFFRSVPFSGATVIAVCGFAALAGFLFVNALYLQNVRGLSALRAGLFLLPMAVMTAAFGPLSGRLVGARGPRLPLQIAGAAMLASGLMFALFDAETGTVSLFTAYVLFGLGFGMVNAPITNTAVSGMPRAQAGVAAAVASTSRQVGQALGVAVIGAVLAAGTGPGPDAASRFVGAARPAYWVLAGCAAAVLVLGTLTTGRRAARSAARVSALFETGPERHPVSGASTR from the coding sequence TTGCCGGACCTGTCCCCCCGCCGCCGGCTGCTGGTGCTGGGCATCTGCTGCCTGAGCCTGCTGATCGTCAGCATCGACAACACGATCCTCAACGTCGCGCTGCCCGCGTTGCAGCGCGACTTCCACGCGTCGCTGCCCGGCCTCCAGTGGACGATCGACGCGTACCTGATCACGCTGGCCTCGCTGCTGATCCTCTCCGGGTCCACCGGCGACCGGATCGGGCGGCGCCGGGTCTTCCAGACCGGCCTCGCGCTGTTCGTCACCGGGTCGGTGCTGTGCAGCCTCGCGCCGTCCCTGGGATGGCTGGTCGCCGCGCGCGTCGTCCAGGCCGTCGGCGGGTCCATGCTCAACCCGGTCGCGATGTCGATCATCACGAACGTGTTCACCGGGCCGCGCGAGCGCGCCCGCGCCATCGGGGTGTGGGGCGGGGTCGTCGGGCTGAGCATGGCCCTGGGCCCGCTGGCCGGCGGCCTGCTCGTCGACTCCGTCGGATGGCGGGCGATCTTCTGGCTCAACCTGCCGATCGGGGCGGCGGCGCTGGTGCTGACGGCCCTGTTCGTCCCCGAATCGCGCGCGCCGCGCCCGCGCCGCGTCGACCCGCTGGGACAGGGCCTGATGATCGTCACGCTCGCGTCGCTGACCTTCGCGATCATCGAGGCGCCCGGGACGGGGTGGACCTCGCCTGCCGTGGCGGGGGGCGCCCTGGTCGCCGCCGCCGCGCTCGCCGCGTTCGTCGCCCATGCGCGGCGGGCCGCCGAGCCGCTCATCGACCTGCGGTTCTTCCGCAGCGTCCCGTTCTCCGGCGCCACCGTCATCGCCGTCTGCGGGTTCGCCGCCCTCGCCGGGTTCCTGTTCGTCAACGCGCTCTACCTGCAGAACGTGCGGGGCCTGTCGGCGCTGCGCGCCGGCCTGTTCCTGCTGCCCATGGCCGTCATGACCGCCGCCTTCGGGCCGCTGTCGGGCCGCCTGGTCGGCGCCCGCGGCCCCCGGCTGCCGCTGCAGATCGCCGGTGCGGCGATGCTCGCCAGCGGGCTGATGTTCGCGCTGTTCGACGCCGAGACCGGCACCGTGTCGCTGTTCACCGCGTACGTGCTGTTCGGGCTCGGGTTCGGGATGGTCAACGCGCCGATCACCAACACCGCCGTGTCGGGGATGCCGCGCGCCCAGGCGGGCGTCGCGGCGGCCGTCGCCTCCACCAGCCGCCAGGTCGGGCAGGCGCTCGGCGTCGCGGTGATCGGCGCCGTCCTCGCGGCGGGGACGGGCCCGGGGCCGGACGCCGCGTCCCGCTTCGTCGGCGCCGCGCGCCCGGCATACTGGGTCCTCGCCGGGTGCGCCGCCGCCGTGCTCGTGCTCGGCACCCTCACCACAGGACGCCGCGCCGCCCGCAGCGCCGCGCGCGTGTCCGCCCTGTTCGAGACCGGGCCCGAGCGGCACCCCGTGAGCGGAGCGAGCACCCGATGA
- a CDS encoding FecCD family ABC transporter permease, whose translation MSGGDPGRTQRFAVVRTPGGLSFRFRPRALAVSAVCLLVALGLGVVLIGSGDFPMAPADVVRTLAGRGSPADSLIVNEIRLPRVAAGLAVGAALGLAGAIFQSLVRNPLGSPDILGFTQGAATGVLAVIVLAGGGSAAVASGAAAGGIATGLLVYAAAGRGGAHGQRLVLVGIGVAAILTGVNGYLLTQADIIDAARAVLWLTGSLDGRDWADAAPVLAALAVLGPLVLVGCGRALRMLEMGDDAAHGLGVPIARARLIMLAAAVLLTSLAAAAAGPVSFVALTAPQLARRLTRTTGPNLLPAACMGAALLVAADWAAQRAFPGHQLPVGVVTGLLGGGYLVWLLVTERRTGRI comes from the coding sequence GTGAGCGGGGGCGACCCGGGGCGGACGCAGCGGTTCGCCGTCGTCCGGACGCCCGGGGGGCTGTCGTTTCGATTCCGCCCGCGCGCGCTCGCCGTCTCCGCCGTCTGCCTTCTGGTGGCGCTCGGCCTCGGTGTCGTGCTGATCGGCAGCGGCGACTTCCCGATGGCCCCCGCCGATGTGGTTCGCACCCTCGCCGGGCGGGGCTCGCCCGCGGACTCGCTCATCGTCAACGAGATCCGCCTGCCGCGCGTGGCCGCCGGGCTCGCCGTCGGCGCGGCGCTCGGCCTGGCCGGGGCGATCTTCCAGTCGCTCGTCCGCAACCCGCTCGGAAGCCCCGACATCCTCGGCTTCACCCAGGGCGCCGCGACCGGAGTGCTCGCCGTCATCGTGCTGGCCGGCGGCGGCAGCGCGGCGGTCGCGTCCGGCGCCGCCGCCGGCGGCATCGCGACCGGCCTGCTGGTGTACGCCGCCGCCGGTCGCGGCGGCGCGCACGGCCAGCGGCTCGTCCTCGTCGGCATCGGCGTCGCGGCGATCCTCACCGGCGTCAACGGCTACCTGCTGACCCAGGCGGACATCATCGACGCCGCCCGCGCCGTGCTGTGGCTGACCGGCAGCCTGGACGGCCGCGACTGGGCCGACGCGGCGCCGGTGCTCGCGGCGCTGGCCGTCCTCGGGCCCCTCGTCCTCGTCGGCTGCGGGCGTGCCCTGCGGATGCTGGAGATGGGCGACGACGCGGCGCACGGCCTCGGCGTCCCGATCGCGCGGGCCCGGCTGATCATGCTGGCCGCGGCCGTGCTGCTCACCTCGCTCGCCGCCGCGGCCGCCGGGCCGGTGTCCTTCGTCGCGCTCACCGCGCCGCAGCTCGCCCGCCGCCTCACCCGCACGACCGGCCCGAACCTGCTGCCCGCCGCGTGCATGGGCGCGGCGCTGCTGGTGGCCGCGGACTGGGCCGCGCAGCGCGCCTTCCCCGGGCATCAGCTCCCGGTCGGCGTGGTGACCGGGCTCCTCGGCGGCGGGTACCTGGTCTGGCTCCTCGTGACCGAACGCCGGACGGGACGGATCTGA
- a CDS encoding MFS transporter: MSGRRRVAVGAGGAVVLLAALDAYVVTTILVPVIKDLGIPVNRLERLTPVLSGFLLGYVAAMPLLGQLSDRFGRRPVLQACLFVFGAGSVVTALAQDVPVLTAGRVVQGVAGGALLPVTMALAGDLWGERQRPVVLGAVGAAQELGSVLGPLYGAGVAAALDWRAIFWINVPLVAAAMAAVRYAVPGERVPGGRGPGGPGRGPRPGVDVVGGLLLALGLSLLVVGVYNPEPAESALPPWGPPLLGAGGLALAGFVAWEVRARTRLLDLGGVRRGPLLATLGVSMLSGAALMVTLVDVVLVAKTLLDKDSVDGALVLTRFLVALPVAAVIGGLAARRVGERWPMAAGMAVAAAGYLLIAGWPADLEGASYGPLPRMDTDLVVTGLGLGLVIAPVSSAVLGLVPAARHGTASAAVVVARMMGMLLGVSALTAWGLHRFHALTADLRPPLPFGIADEEFGRRLAVYNAAVREALRTEYREIFLITAAMCLAGAVLALAVGTRRDDPEPSAASEESLLSTG; encoded by the coding sequence GTGAGCGGACGGCGGCGCGTCGCGGTCGGGGCCGGCGGGGCGGTGGTGCTCCTCGCCGCGCTGGACGCCTACGTCGTCACGACGATCCTGGTCCCGGTGATCAAGGATCTCGGGATCCCGGTCAACCGGCTGGAGCGGCTGACGCCCGTCCTGAGCGGGTTCCTGCTGGGGTACGTGGCGGCCATGCCGCTGCTCGGGCAGCTGTCCGACCGCTTCGGGCGGCGGCCGGTGCTCCAGGCGTGCCTGTTCGTTTTCGGCGCGGGGTCGGTCGTCACGGCGCTCGCGCAGGACGTGCCGGTCCTGACGGCGGGGCGCGTCGTGCAGGGGGTCGCGGGCGGCGCGCTGCTGCCGGTGACGATGGCGCTGGCCGGGGACCTGTGGGGGGAACGCCAGCGTCCGGTCGTGCTCGGCGCGGTCGGCGCGGCGCAGGAGCTGGGCAGCGTCCTCGGGCCGCTGTACGGGGCGGGGGTGGCCGCGGCGCTGGACTGGCGGGCGATCTTCTGGATCAACGTGCCGCTCGTCGCGGCCGCGATGGCGGCGGTGCGGTACGCGGTGCCGGGCGAACGGGTGCCGGGCGGACGGGGGCCGGGTGGGCCGGGGCGGGGCCCGCGGCCCGGCGTGGACGTCGTCGGCGGGCTGCTGCTGGCGCTCGGATTGAGCCTGCTCGTCGTGGGCGTGTACAACCCGGAGCCCGCGGAGTCGGCGCTGCCGCCGTGGGGGCCGCCGCTGCTGGGCGCGGGCGGGCTGGCGCTGGCCGGGTTCGTGGCCTGGGAGGTCCGGGCGCGGACGCGGCTGCTGGACCTCGGCGGCGTCCGGCGCGGGCCGCTGCTGGCGACGCTGGGCGTGAGCATGCTGTCGGGCGCGGCGCTGATGGTGACGCTGGTCGACGTGGTGCTGGTGGCGAAGACGCTGCTGGACAAGGACTCGGTGGACGGCGCGCTGGTCCTGACGCGGTTCCTCGTGGCGCTGCCGGTCGCGGCCGTGATCGGCGGCCTGGCCGCGCGGCGCGTCGGGGAGCGGTGGCCGATGGCGGCGGGGATGGCGGTCGCGGCGGCGGGGTACCTGCTGATCGCCGGGTGGCCGGCCGACCTGGAGGGCGCGTCCTACGGGCCGCTGCCGCGGATGGACACCGACCTCGTGGTGACGGGCCTCGGGCTCGGGCTGGTGATCGCGCCGGTGTCGTCGGCGGTGCTCGGGCTCGTCCCGGCCGCGCGGCACGGCACGGCGTCGGCGGCCGTGGTGGTGGCGCGGATGATGGGGATGCTGCTCGGCGTCTCGGCCCTCACCGCGTGGGGCCTGCACCGGTTCCACGCGCTGACGGCGGACCTCAGGCCGCCGCTGCCGTTCGGGATCGCCGACGAGGAGTTCGGGCGGCGCCTCGCCGTCTACAACGCCGCCGTGCGGGAGGCGCTGCGCACCGAGTACCGGGAGATCTTCCTGATCACCGCGGCGATGTGCCTGGCGGGGGCGGTGCTCGCGCTGGCCGTGGGGACGCGGCGGGACGACCCGGAGCCGTCCGCGGCGTCGGAGGAGAGCCTGCTTTCCACGGGATGA
- a CDS encoding LppX_LprAFG lipoprotein: MSRRFLALAPVLLALVAATACDRGGSGPAKADFDAAGTLRQASAAMAAVTSVGLTMDSEGEPPVSVRGGDMKLLRNGDAQGTLTMRQSGMNVEMKVVASGSSVYLDAGTGGWQKVPRALAALKYDPSAVLDPERGIAGLLGSLQAPKAEAVEKVDGKEAYRVAARLPKDRVKGLLPGVETDVDGKVWVRKADGRLVKVRGTFPGGKGTVVVAFTEFDVPYKISAPK; encoded by the coding sequence ATGTCACGACGCTTCCTCGCCCTCGCCCCCGTGCTGCTCGCGCTGGTGGCGGCCACCGCCTGTGACAGAGGCGGGTCCGGGCCGGCCAAGGCCGACTTCGACGCCGCGGGGACGCTGCGGCAGGCGTCGGCGGCGATGGCGGCGGTGACGAGTGTCGGGCTCACGATGGACTCGGAGGGCGAGCCGCCGGTCTCCGTGCGGGGCGGCGACATGAAGCTGCTGCGCAACGGGGACGCGCAGGGGACGCTGACGATGCGGCAGTCCGGGATGAACGTGGAGATGAAGGTCGTCGCGTCCGGGAGCAGCGTGTACCTCGACGCCGGGACGGGCGGCTGGCAGAAGGTGCCGCGGGCGCTGGCGGCGCTGAAGTACGACCCGTCGGCGGTGCTGGATCCGGAGCGGGGCATCGCGGGGCTGCTCGGCTCGCTCCAGGCGCCGAAGGCGGAGGCCGTCGAGAAGGTGGACGGCAAGGAGGCGTACCGGGTGGCGGCCCGGCTGCCGAAGGACCGCGTGAAGGGCCTGCTCCCGGGCGTCGAGACCGACGTCGACGGGAAGGTGTGGGTGCGCAAGGCGGACGGAAGGCTCGTCAAGGTGCGGGGGACGTTCCCCGGCGGCAAGGGCACGGTGGTGGTCGCGTTCACCGAGTTCGACGTCCCCTACAAGATCAGCGCGCCGAAGTGA
- a CDS encoding siderophore-interacting protein yields MTAPAHPFGFFELHVLRVARLGPSMARITFGGACLDASARGTGAFVTGGRDQRFKLFLPHPHQDAPLMPDDWSPDTWFADWRALDPAERGIMRSYTVRGQRPGELDVDFVLHLDGASGPAARWAASARPGHRVVVLGPTGPDNGGYDFRPPPGVPVLIAGDLTALPAIAGNLAWLPAGTPARVWIEVPGDGDRQDLPTAADAEIAWVSPGTLLDAVRAAELPDGPYAWIAGESATVRALRRHLVNERGLDRRSVTFTGYWRRGATEEDLLAEVVAGGGPATGE; encoded by the coding sequence ATGACGGCTCCCGCACATCCCTTCGGCTTCTTCGAGCTGCACGTCCTGCGGGTCGCGCGGCTCGGCCCGTCCATGGCCCGGATCACCTTCGGCGGGGCGTGCCTGGACGCCTCGGCGCGGGGCACCGGCGCGTTCGTCACCGGCGGACGCGACCAGCGGTTCAAGCTGTTCCTCCCGCACCCGCACCAGGACGCGCCGCTGATGCCGGACGACTGGTCGCCCGACACCTGGTTCGCCGACTGGCGGGCCCTGGACCCGGCCGAGCGCGGAATCATGCGCTCCTACACCGTCCGCGGGCAGCGCCCCGGCGAGCTGGACGTCGACTTCGTGCTGCACCTGGACGGGGCGTCCGGCCCCGCCGCGCGGTGGGCCGCGTCCGCGCGTCCCGGCCACCGCGTCGTCGTGCTCGGGCCGACCGGACCCGACAACGGCGGCTACGACTTCCGCCCGCCGCCCGGCGTGCCCGTCCTGATCGCCGGTGACCTGACCGCGCTGCCCGCCATCGCCGGCAACCTCGCCTGGCTGCCCGCCGGGACGCCCGCGCGGGTGTGGATCGAGGTGCCCGGCGACGGCGACCGCCAGGACCTGCCGACCGCCGCCGACGCCGAGATCGCCTGGGTCTCCCCCGGCACGCTGCTGGACGCCGTCCGCGCCGCCGAGCTCCCCGACGGGCCGTACGCGTGGATCGCGGGCGAGTCCGCCACGGTCAGGGCGCTGCGGCGGCACCTGGTGAACGAGCGGGGGCTCGACCGCCGCTCGGTCACCTTCACCGGCTACTGGCGCCGCGGCGCGACCGAGGAGGACCTGCTCGCCGAGGTCGTCGCGGGTGGCGGCCCGGCCACCGGGGAGTGA